The genomic window tttgacTTTTTCGAGATTAAAACTAAAAGAGATAACTTTTCTCGGATGTTTCACAGTAAGTAATCACTCACTGCATAAGTGTAAGGTAGttcttcatatttataatttttacaggttgctccccccccccccccccccccccaaaaaaaaaatctggctcTGGGATTTAGATTATTTTATCCGGTTTTATAATTGTCTGTGAAATCaacaagagattttttttaataccccaAGTCTGTGTTTTGAGTTATCCTCTCTAATGGTCTTGCTTCCAAAGAGATGTAAAATCCTAAATTTATAACAACCTCAATGCTGATGATACTGATATGCTATTTCATTCATTTGCATgtttaaaaattacaacaaaaaacatgtGTATTGTACTGCCATTTGTAAAAAAACAAGTCATTGTTTACATCTGCTGAATTTTCGACAGAGTTATTTGCATCAGCAGAGGCAAACCCAAATTTCCTAAGGGTACTTCCAATTCTTCCGCTTTGTGCCTAAAATTATCTGCTGAGCCATTTTGAGGACTCATTAAGGATATTTAATGCAATTTCGTACAACTTTTTTTATATCACATTTATGAAATAAACTTACTATTTCCTGGGGCATCTGATTTTAATGTTAGAAAGTTAAAAAccttttcaaagtattttttggTTGATTCAAAGCGGACAGTCTCGAActaattatatttaatgtgcGACGATGAACTAAAGTGATGCACCTACAAACCAAATGCCAAGTTAGCAAAACTGTATTGTAtcaagtgattttgtttgttGTATTAGGTTTCAGATTCATTTTGGTACATGTggatgtatttcatttccatttaaattgtttcagattatttcggttatttcacattaatatgtacgGTTAGGTaaaaatttccacacatttcagttctttcctttgatttatttcgttacaattcaagcatttaatcaCTGAAATTCGATTCAAacaaaatactctttatttcattacaaatgggttcttttgatgctttttcatgaACTTGCTCCCAGAGCATGCagaacaacaaatttttttttgcatgaccgATTTACCAAACAGGCCTTAAGTGTTTGCGTCTTTGTAGCCATGTAAACCAAAATATAAGAACAACGATAGACcgtacaatttaataaatatgtctaggcctatctatttagtaggctaaaaatgaaaatggtttcttttttttcatttccatatttttctcgaaagttctcacattttattactccatcacagccagtggcgtagccaggatttgtgtatggggggtgttaagaagcatggaaccccccccccccccccccccccccccccaccatattaaagcgggggtccgggaaaatttggattttaaggtgtaaaatagatatattttagcagttttcggtacttaaaattaaatattgtaatggaaattaattaaagatttggtactaagggggaagggggggtgtcgaacccctaaaccccccccccggCTAAGCCCCTGATCGCAGTAAAAACTGAGGTTCCGCGACCCCGCAGACCAGTCCTCCCACCTGCAGGCGCATGGCAGGGTTCCAGCGGCAGTAGTGGCCCTTCCACAGCCTGATGTGGCGCAGGCTGGCGACCGGCACCAGCACCAGCTGCTGGGAGCTGGACGCCCAGTACAGCGGGTTGCGGTACTCCTCCACGCTGGAGTTCACGTACGACCACAGCGACACCGTCTTCTGCTTCACCCCCTCCAGCGCCCGCTCGCGATCGCTGCAAGCAAGCACTCCCCCGAGTTGCATCGCAGCAGGCGCTATCACAGAGAAGTCTTTCTTGCAATGCCGAACATCCAATGACTCCATGGCTACCAGATGGTGATTTTCATCCTAGGAATTCCCTACTATGATTTGTTTGGTAAAACAAATAATGAAAGATAAAACTAAGCGGACTGCTTCAATATTAGATACTAGCTAACGTCTGGCATGcttcttccaattttttttttttgtaatttgtttgaagtaggtacacttatacaaagcatctctctctatctctctataaaTTTCGCTATACGTATTTCTACATCTATGTATGCGCATGTGTATATCCATATATCTCTATGTATCTATTTCTATCTATATGCTATATCTCAATCTATCTCCCTATCTATATATCTCAAATCTGTCTATGTTTCTCTAtatatctccctctctctatACCTCTATCTTCATAtcttttatctttacaaaacagaagactaacacacaaacatttttttatatatttctatctatctttttacctgtaacaggtgtgacataggtatataaaaacacgtgcATAATCGAATAcaatgttgtgtcaaaatttcatgggaatcacttaaaattttttaaagatttaaaattttgatttacatttttattcatatatatattttaagctaCTCACATTTATATTGCATACATTAGCTAAGCATAAGGGATATTTATTTCTATGAAAAGCTACGCCTTCCTGATGCcacaaaataaacacaaacaggATAATAACACGTAGCTCGTACCTGTTGAAAAGAAACGTTCCGAAACGACACGAGTACAAATGATCCAGGATTGTGATCAAGAAGTAGTCGTTGAACTCAAACGCGTTGGGGAACTGAGTCGTGATCTGCCAGACACAGTCGATGAACTGCAGGAAGACGGGCGATCTGTCAGCGTCCGAGTGGTGGTCGTCACCGTGGCCAATACGCTGCAAGCAAACGCACGAAAACGAGATTTAATGGTGGAAAAGCTACAAAACTATGGCAATATTCATTACtaaggacaagattttatggttttatttttaggctaattttgtctttaatacaagagattttggtgttattgttttaaattttttatgaactgtttattcataaatatagcacattattaattaaatatgataTTTAAATGTTTCACAATACTTAATTCACCAAAACAAATTTATTGAGACTGACATACAATGATCTTTTACGacataataaattgtaataagtGTTTCTAACtactcagaacaataaaaataaatctgtaagTAATTGTGCGGTGGGAAAATGTACCAATGCCTTACTGTAAAAATTAGATAATAAtaacagttaaaatatatatttttttaaaaaaattcaatctatTTAATGCATCAATTAGGTACAACCTTTGTGCAAAATATGTTACATTCCTTaagtttaatatattaatattttgtgatttaagttaaatttttgattacaattactgattattatttagtgatttcAGTTACATTTCTGTGCTTTATGGTGTAGTAACTTGCATGTCGTGTTATATGGTTTACTGacatgtatttcggcgttgtttcaGTTTTACcgcaattcaccacataatcttgtccTTACTCATTACTTTGACACTGCACGTTGGTCAATGACGACGACAAGGAGTACTCACATGTTGGAATTTATGGCCAAAGCTCAGCCATTCCTTCTCAATAAGAACTTCAAATCCTTTGATCGTACGATAGTACGGATCCAACATTAGCATAGCCAACGCTGTCAGCTGAAATACACAAAATAACACAACTTTCACACTCGTCATCAAGAATAGAAAATTATTAAGTTGCAGTAACAAAAATATTCcctatgtttatattttattgcagCGCGATTTTACATAGAAACTTACAGAAGATTAAAACAACCACGGCAACTTGAAATGCGAGTTGCTCCTGATCTTCAGTTCAATCATTAAGAAACTGTTAGTCATTTTTAACGTTTAAATTTCAAGGTAATTTCTTGCACAATTGCTTCTTAAAAAGACCAATGGGAAAGTGAGAAACAAGGTATATAAACATATAAAGTATTGCTGAAGTTTCTTATAGTGTTTCCATGTAACACCaataacttaaattaataaatgagaCTTTTGAATTAAATTCCAGAAATGCAACTGCAGATAATGAGATATTTGGTGTCCGAATAAGATAAAACATATTACAACTTGGCACAGCATTTCATGTTTTTTATGAGAAAATGTACTATCTATAACAAGACATCATTTGGTAACAAAGCAATGTTTTACCAGGCGGGCTTGTGTCAATTAGAACTATATCCAAGGCAtgaactaataataataataataataataataataataataataataataaatagtagcattaacataaaaaattctgGCCACAGTACAATTCAGTGGCCAATTGGAGAAATAAGAATTTTTACACTAACTAAATTGCATAATTTTAGCAGTTGTAAATCGTCATTTTGAAATCATACCGCATCAATGTGGAAATGTTCACGATATAGCGAAAAACAATCAAAAAACCTGACTTTTGTTATGCCTGTAAATAAACAGTGACTGAAGGCTGCACAGGACATCATCACGATACCAGTGACTCCCACCACTGGGGCACCAACCAGGCGCTCGTGAACTGGGTCACAAGCCAGTGAGCCTCGCCACGAGTGTGATGACTCACCGATCACGGCTCTGAGCTCCCTCCCCACGGATACAACTAGAGCTGGATACAGCTGGAGCGTATGCAGGATTCCATTACAAGGGGAGGGGACCACTtttcctgctgtttgctttcacaTTCTTTctatttgttggtgggaattatagattttttatgatttgatggagggggggaggcacacacacacacacacacatatatatatatatatatatatatatatatatgtatatatatatccatcCCCCAAATATCTCCCCTCTGTTTACACAtctgggaacaaacacaattttaaaatatttgtctaaGGTAAAATTATTAATGTGCTAAGCTCATTAATTACAATTGGCAAAGAATACCAATGTGAACAAAGCAGGTCAGATAATATCTTAGGTTTTCTCCTGTCCTCATAACCAAGTGTAAATAAAGATCTGTGAATAAAAATCAGTATTACTGCTAAAGAAAAAAAGTGTGGCAATGCAgtattttaaactacatttacattataaatactaacTACGATAGTTAACTGCGCAAGAAAAGACACAAAAATGGACAGCCGTGTGCAGAAGTAACAAACAAAAAGTCAGGCCAGGTGTTAACGTGCAAGTGCATAATGTATGCACAGATAGTTTTACCTTGCCGCATGTTACATAACACTGTGACCTACTCTACATGTGTAATTTTATTAGTGAAATAACAGACAATAGAATGTAttatagtaataaacatatttaaatagcAGACACATTGACACCATTTCATGAGCAGAGCGTGTTTTGAAATGTGATAATTTCTGTGTCATATCACAGAGTAAATCACCTCAATTATTAGGAAAACTTTgccctggggaaaaaaaaaaaaaaaagagatgcaTAGCTTTGTGATAAAATTGAACTGTAGAGCACTTCACAAACGCTACTCAAAGGTCAGTGCAACAGATTCCTTGGATCCATGATTATGCACAACGAACAATTACCAATCACTTCAAACAGCTGGTTTGTCGACAACTACAGTTGGCAAGGGAAGGGGAGAGGAGGAGTGGGGGTTGGGGGTACTCCCTCCATACTTGAGCTGTCCTGTCCCAGCCATCGGAGCAGTGGACCAAAACCGAAGTCTTGTGGTTTTCCACTTTATCGACGATTCTCACGGCTCCTGCCAGAATACACTTTATGTGCTTCAGCCACAGGGTGGACTCAATCCCAGACAGCCAGCGAGATTCTTCAATGTTCGGGAAACACAGTTCTGTGACAAAAATTTGGAAGTGAGTAGAAGAACTAGCAATAACACTAAACACCCACAGTCTAGTCattgtaatctttttttttagataagaaAGGTTCTTTAAATTAGAGTGATGGATCTTTAAATTACCTTTCAGCTTTCTAAGTGACTCTCTCATCACATGGATATTGTGTATGTCGAGAAACACCAATTCAGCATTCTGATAGGCGTCCTCAGACTCATAACCTCCACCTTTGGCTTTATTTGCTATAGCATTTGCACTGAAAACaaaaatgtcagttttttttttacaaaaaaataaaagggaCAAAGAACAAAGCTTTCCAAAAAATTAACAcacaaacatgatttttttttgtgtgattaagAATAAAGTACACCAGTCACAGAAGAAACAAACACTAACCAATTAAAGAATACACAATttaataacatataaaattacCACTAAATAGGTAATCCAGGGAAGTGAGGTCATCTCAACCCAAaaggactaaaaaaaaataaaattctaaacaataaatttaaaaaaaagtatcctaAATGTTGTGTACTTACGTTTGATTTACTAAATTTCATATCTAACAGTACCACATTAACCTGCAGAAGGGTAACCCACTTAATTTAAAAATCGAACATTTTCATGGTAGGGGTTGACCCTGTGTATGGGTCGCAGCTCCCATCTGTCTTCACTAGAGTTCCATGGACACCAGTGAAGTGTTCCTTTGCTTATGGGCGCGGGGTGGCTCTCAGCTCTTCTTTGTTTACTATGGGAGGGTGTGAGGTCgcccactctccccccccccccccatatttacGACCCATACAATTCATGCATTTCCCAAACAAGACAGGACCCTTGCTGTCCTTTCCtccattgaattttattttttttaatccatccCTTTGCCACCGAGAGCAAGGCAAGCTACTCTTTGTCTGTTCCACCTATAAAAACTAGTGCGAGGCTGGAGGATTATAAAAGGTGCTCTTATAAACACCAGGGATGGCTGCAGTTTTGCCACAGTATGTTCAGTTGAAAATGCGCGAAATCTCATTCAAAGACAATAATGATTGGGCACAGTTGCATCAGGAACACCTCTCAAGATACGACACGTTAGTTGTGTGGGTGCCTGTTCACGGGACACTTACAAAGAATACGGGGAGAACCATCAACACTGCCGCATGGCATAACATACACATACTCTTgtgctctctctatctctctggctggtttattttttagaTATTCCCCTTATCTCCTTGTCTTAGCAGCGTGCAGCAGACCGGGCGGGCGGCAGACACGGCACTTGTACAATAACTGTGCTGTTCACGGAACTTCACGAGACTAagatattttgattaaacaatttACACTTACTCGTGGCAGTATATTAAAAACCAACCAATTCAACCACACAGTACAACCAACCTATTCAACCACACAATACAATGTGATTAttttttgacccaaaatttgcTTATGGGCcacagtacaatttttttaaaatgtgaccCATACACGGCTAAATACGTACCTCAGGAGGAAGCCAAATAGTCATATAAAGGCAGGGTAATCAAGTGAGAGATAAAGGAAAGAAAGAAATGGTGAACGACTGCAGAGCGAGAGAATGACAATCTAAAATCGCTTCCCACATTAACCAAAGCTACCTAAATCATAATGCATGCAATGCACTTTATGAGACCTGCTAGTCAACTGATTATAGAGTTACGTAATACATATTGTGAAACCTGTCTTAACATCACTTGAGGGACCAGCAAAAATACATCCAAATGCTAAAGaggcaaaaaaagaaaaaaaaaattgctttatgtcCACCACGGGCATTAGAAGTGAAATCTCACACTTTAAAAATtcatttgaataataaaaaaataggtgGAAAATTACTttaacgataaaacaaaataataaagtgCACAATGGAAGTTCACAATTGTAAAAAAGAAGACGGCAAAAACCTTAAACTTGTCTAACTCTACTTTACTCATTATTACTTTTCCTCCCCCTCTCCAACATCTAGTGCCCCAATTCTGAGTGctgcacgttttttttttttttttttatgctcgtATGGATCACCGCACTGATATACCCTTACAGCTGGAAATTTATACCACACAGACCAAACAAAAGTTTTATGAAACAGACTGTAGATTTAAGAATGTAAAACAGGGTTCTGTGTACTGTTTATACAAGTAAAACTAGCAATGCATTCTATAAAATTATTCTACAGTAAATAGTTGATCTCAAATCCAAATGTAATCAAAATTATGAACATTACTCTGAAATATGCATTTACTAGTAGTTAGCGAGTTAGTAGTCAAAACCAGCTTCAAAGGGTAGCGTTAAGAACTGAAAGCTGATTTCAGGCAAATCAATTTTctaccatttatttaaaaatttggctttgttaaaaaaagggaaaaaaagagTATCATTTAATTGGCATCCCTGAAGTAAATATCGGCTGCTACAAATATGTAGTTTCCCCTTGAGAAATCATTAGAATTTAATATAGAATTCATTTTTTGGGAAAGAATACACTGTAaaactgtcaatagacactatgcTTTAGTTTGAACACAATTTTATGTGTGAGTTctgtcttaaaaaaattaaatttttaattataaaccaTACAAAAATTCTTATGGCATTAAGAATGTTGAAACCAAAATGaggtacagtagagtcccgctaatccgaactaattgggaccgaaccctgttcggattagcaaaaattcggattaggcggaattttcttatataatgcCATTTATGGTCTTCATGAGGCGTGGGCTATTTAACATCTGACGCGTCAAATATTAAAGATCAGACACAAAAAAACACCTTTATCATTTAGCGTATTTAGCATAgtataaatacgtaaatatttaagtactGTGTACGTAATCATAtcttttttcctttttagttgaaggagaaaaagataaatcataatttttcttacgtacatattaataaacttaagacattacttgaaaaagaacttgtgtttCTTTGATTTTCAAGgttcataattgttataaaaatatttatttttttcgtcccAGCCCTGtgccggttgaggggtgctctactgtagcgTGAAATGAGGCAGGCGGGCCGCACCTGGGCCGGGCGTCCATGATGAACAGCTTGTGGGACTGGGCGTTGGCGTCCATGACCAGCTGCAGGTAGCGCTCGTCCTCGCGGCAGCGCTTGCCGCCCACGCCCACCAGCGGCTGGGAGCAGCGCGTCACCGTCGCCTGGCTCTCCGGGTGGATCCACGACAGCACGGGCGCGCGCCCCCGGCTCCTGAAGCCGGCCACCGCGCGCAGGTCGTCGTCCGACGCCTGGGCCGGCACCGCCCACACCCCGGGGTAGCTGTCGCACACCTCGTAGCCCTCGTTCAGCTTCGAGATCTTCCACATGTCGTTCGGGACACCCTGCAagtcatttcatttcatttatccACCGGCTGCAGCACCCGGCGTTGCTTTactgtctgcgagttaaagcaaactggatagcgctgtACGACAGCGCGTTGGACAtggagaaatgtcacacaattataaattattaagaccattaatcaaaatagaaactatcctatctctcaagttggaaaaaaattacacataaatgcagattttcatcgaaatcggttgacttggtgaagagttcactggaaacaaacatcaggacactggatttatatatatattaagatttagaATTGTAACATGCCCACAGACAGTCGTTAGGACTTGGGCGGTGGGCACGGTAATCATGCACGGACAAACATGTCCCTCCCCGGCGGTACCGTAGCAGGTGAGAACAACACATGGCCAACACACGAAAGAAGAGTACCACATATTGGCGGTGAtaacaaatacacaaacacaacaacaGACACGAAAAATACAACAGTACAATAAACACCAATAACTACAGACAAcacaaaaattatacaaaaaaaaagttcacttttGGATCATCTTACATCATTCTATGGTTCAGCATATTCTGTAATCCATGGGGCAAGATTACAttatgaattgcaataaaaccagaATAACACCAAAAATTGTATCAATACACCATAAAACACCGAACTACAAATAAAATCATTACATTAATCCACATTTATAACCCAAAATCAACTCAAAATCACAAAAATCTAATATATCAATATAGTAAATTCGATAGCGATGCGCAACACTTTCAAACACTCCCCAAGTTTACCAACTTCAAGTTAAATGAACTGTTTCTAATGTAAAAATATGACTGCAACAATAATTTTGAAGTAATTTATAACAGGAGTTATTTTAGGGAAGCCTTTCTTGCAATACTACAAagattggaaaaaaatgttactttgttTTTATCTTGTAACTGTTATTACTACTCCTCTGGTGGCCATTGTTCTAAACAGCAATCTTCTCCTCAACACAGCTTTCTTCTGCGTCTTCACAGCCAGGGATTTTCTTGACTAGTGGCAGAAGGTCAAAGTCTTTTACTGgtgtaaaaattgtttcaacaaatTCCAATGTAGGACAGAGATTTTTCCATGATTTTTGTAATGCACCTTTAATAGTGTTATCCCATGCTCCAGCCACCCAGTAAATCACATCTTTTATTGTAATTTTCTTAAGTTTTTGCAGGATTGTGAGTTCATTTTCATCCTCTTCAAGTAAGGTGCGAAGCagcattttactgtatttttgttTAATGGTCTGTAACACACCCTGGTCCATAGGCTGAAGAATTGAAGTTACATTGGGTGGCAGAAAAACTGCATTGATGTCTCCACAAACAAGTTTCATTTCTTCTGGGTGGGATTGAATATTGTCTATAAAAAACCGAGCACGATTAGGCAATCCATTTTCTCTATTGAATGCAGTCACTTTAGGGACAAATTGGTGATCGAACCATTCATTGAACAAGTCGTGTTCCatccaagctttttttttattcttataataCACAGGAAGTGAGTTGATTGTAATGTTTGTGAACGCTGGTGGTTTCGCCAATTTGCCTATTCCCAGACAGTTAAACGTTGGTTGTCCATTTTAAACCCTGAGGCAGATTTCTCTTCTTGTGAAGCAAGACTTTTGGTAGGGAAAGTCTTAAAATTCAGTCTGGTTACATCCACATTGTAAAATTGCTGCGGTGAGCGGTTTTGGTCAAGGTCTTTAAATTCTTTTAGGTAATTGGCAGCTGCTTCATTGTCAGCTGACAGCTTCTCTCCAGCAATCATGAGCTATATAATTCCGTGTCTTTTCTTCCAATGACCCAAAAAACCACAGCTAGCTGAAAATGATGGGTCACCATCAATAAGTTTGTTTAGATGAAGCGCCTTTTCTTTTACCAACGGGACAGAAATGGGGATTCCTTTCTGTCTTTCTTGAGTGAACCACAAGAATACGGCCTCATAAAGTTTTCCATATGAAGACACAGTCAGTTTTAGCAGTTTTTCAAGAGTTTTTTGCACTTGAAGCAGAAAACAACTGCTTAATTTTAACGcaatttttttccagtcactAATCGTTACTTTTCTGACACCATATTTGAGTGATAATTTAGTAGCAGTCTTTTTAACACTTcaagtttttcttttaaagtacATGAAGAACGACTTCGTTTACTTGCCATGTTCAACAGCTGACGTCAAGGACTacgaacataaataaaaaaaggcacATTGACTTGGTAAAGTAACTCCACACTCAAGAAacaaagttttacaataaatttgcaaTAAGCACGCACAGTTCATCAAACTCCGCTAGAGTAAACACTGAGCTAGATACGACTAGACAGTGCTCAGTGCAGTGAGTCATGTGTTTGGAACGCGGGAGGGAAAGGGATAGGTAGGGCGTTTGCGCTATGAGTCGTCGAAAGTCACTGCCCTTCCCTTCCGACTTTCACTGAACCTGTTCACAAGCCAATCAACGCTGTACACAGCTGACACTAGCAGATGTCTTCGCACTTAATTTATGCCTTAACAAGTCAATATGTTGATATAATTCATCTATCTGCCTATTCC from Bacillus rossius redtenbacheri isolate Brsri chromosome 1, Brsri_v3, whole genome shotgun sequence includes these protein-coding regions:
- the LOC134532473 gene encoding myotubularin-related protein 2 isoform X1, which encodes MDSRKGSAELLNAEIINSKHASSDSLASDSKSSSLNSKLGQESVSSSKGSPSKSYSSSSSASTENVVSALESKVKNKTSAAELPAGRPDDPPLLPGEKVHGVAREVTYLCPYSGPSRGVLSVTNYKLHFRSTDRDTPYVVAVPLGVVSRIEKVGGASSRGENSYGIEVFCKDMRNLRFAHKQENHSRRNVFEKLQQYAFPLSHKLPLFAFEYTETFPENGWTVHEPIAELKRMGVPNDMWKISKLNEGYEVCDSYPGVWAVPAQASDDDLRAVAGFRSRGRAPVLSWIHPESQATVTRCSQPLVGVGGKRCREDERYLQLVMDANAQSHKLFIMDARPSANAIANKAKGGGYESEDAYQNAELVFLDIHNIHVMRESLRKLKELCFPNIEESRWLSGIESTLWLKHIKCILAGAVRIVDKVENHKTSVLVHCSDGWDRTAQLTALAMLMLDPYYRTIKGFEVLIEKEWLSFGHKFQHRIGHGDDHHSDADRSPVFLQFIDCVWQITTQFPNAFEFNDYFLITILDHLYSCRFGTFLFNSDRERALEGVKQKTVSLWSYVNSSVEEYRNPLYWASSSQQLVLVPVASLRHIRLWKGHYCRWNPAMRLQDPVFQRARELLVLKEQLERQVEECRKEQLARATAARNMATPPRLASPVHS
- the LOC134532473 gene encoding myotubularin-related protein 2 isoform X2, yielding MDSRKGSAELLNAEIINSKHASSDSLASDSKSSSLNSKLGQESTSAAELPAGRPDDPPLLPGEKVHGVAREVTYLCPYSGPSRGVLSVTNYKLHFRSTDRDTPYVVAVPLGVVSRIEKVGGASSRGENSYGIEVFCKDMRNLRFAHKQENHSRRNVFEKLQQYAFPLSHKLPLFAFEYTETFPENGWTVHEPIAELKRMGVPNDMWKISKLNEGYEVCDSYPGVWAVPAQASDDDLRAVAGFRSRGRAPVLSWIHPESQATVTRCSQPLVGVGGKRCREDERYLQLVMDANAQSHKLFIMDARPSANAIANKAKGGGYESEDAYQNAELVFLDIHNIHVMRESLRKLKELCFPNIEESRWLSGIESTLWLKHIKCILAGAVRIVDKVENHKTSVLVHCSDGWDRTAQLTALAMLMLDPYYRTIKGFEVLIEKEWLSFGHKFQHRIGHGDDHHSDADRSPVFLQFIDCVWQITTQFPNAFEFNDYFLITILDHLYSCRFGTFLFNSDRERALEGVKQKTVSLWSYVNSSVEEYRNPLYWASSSQQLVLVPVASLRHIRLWKGHYCRWNPAMRLQDPVFQRARELLVLKEQLERQVEECRKEQLARATAARNMATPPRLASPVHS